In the Microtus pennsylvanicus isolate mMicPen1 chromosome 6, mMicPen1.hap1, whole genome shotgun sequence genome, one interval contains:
- the LOC142852890 gene encoding small ribosomal subunit protein eS4, X isoform-like — protein MAPGPKKHLKRVAAPKHWMLDKLTGVFAPRPPTGPHKLRECLPLIIFLRNRLKYALTGDEVKKICMQRFIKIDGKVRTDITYPDRFIDVFNIDKTGENFRLIYDTKGRFALHHITPEEAKYKLCKVRKIFVGTKGIPHLVTHDARTIRYPDPLIKVNDTIQIDLDTGKITDFIKFDTGNLCMVTGGANLGRIGVITNRERHPGSFDVVHVKDANGNRFATRLSNIFVIGKGNKPWISLPRGKGIRLTVAEERDKRLAATQSSGWTGL, from the coding sequence ATGGCTCCTGGTCCCAAGAAACATCTGAAGCGTGTAGCAGCTCCAAAGCATTGGATGCTGGATAAACTAACCGGCGTGTTTGCGCCTCGTCCACCCACTGGCcctcacaagctgagggaatgtCTGCCTCTGATCATTTTCCTGAGGAACAGGCTTAAGTATGCCCTGACTGGCGATGAAGTGAAGAAGATCTGCATGCAGCGCTTCATTAAGATTGATGGCAAAGTCAGGACCGATATAACCTACCCTGATAGGTTTATAGATGTCTTCAACATTGACAAGACTGGAGAGAACTTCCGTCTGATCTATGACACCAAGGGTCGCTTTGCCCTTCATCATATTACACCTGAGGAGGCCAAGTACAAGTTGTGCAAAGTGAGAAAGATCTTTGTGGGCacaaaaggaatcccacatctggTGACCCATGATGCTCGCACTATTCGCTACCCTGATCCCCTCATCAAGGTGAATGACACCATTCAGATTGATTTGGATACGGGTAAAATAACCGACTTCATCAAGTTTGACACTGGTAACCTATGTATGGTGACTGGGGGTGCTAACTTGGGAAGAATTGGTGTGATcaccaacagagagagacatcccGGCTCTTTTGATGTGGTCCATGTGAAAGATGCCAATGGCAACAGATTTGCCACCCGGCTTTCCAACATTTTTGTTATTGGCAAGGGCAACAAACCATGGATTTCCCTTCCCCGAGGAAAAGGAATCCGCCTCACAGTtgctgaagagagagacaagaggctAGCGGCCACACAGAGCAGTGGGTGGACGGGTCTCtaa